From the genome of Gemmatimonas phototrophica, one region includes:
- a CDS encoding MarR family winged helix-turn-helix transcriptional regulator, with protein sequence MPQTPLKQPNFALALLTAARQWDELAQAVVNLELGEAIARPALMRLLPWLEAGPARVTDLARQADVSKQAVGQALSGCEARGWVAYSPDPSDGRATLVSLTSAGYEAVAHGRAVLARIEAMIADALGAERVTALGADLQQVSAILATHSALAFVSPPTGRARRQRGR encoded by the coding sequence ATGCCGCAAACACCTCTGAAGCAGCCCAACTTCGCCCTCGCGCTACTTACCGCTGCTCGCCAGTGGGACGAGCTCGCCCAAGCGGTTGTGAATCTCGAGCTGGGGGAGGCCATCGCTCGCCCGGCCCTCATGCGCCTCTTGCCATGGCTCGAAGCTGGGCCGGCACGGGTTACCGACCTCGCGCGCCAAGCCGATGTCTCCAAGCAGGCAGTTGGGCAAGCCTTGAGCGGATGCGAGGCTCGCGGTTGGGTCGCATACTCACCCGACCCGTCGGACGGGCGCGCCACTCTCGTCAGCTTGACGTCGGCCGGATATGAAGCCGTCGCACACGGACGCGCCGTCCTCGCGCGCATCGAGGCAATGATTGCAGACGCCCTCGGCGCCGAACGCGTCACGGCGCTCGGTGCTGATCTGCAGCAGGTTTCCGCGATCCTCGCAACGCACTCGGCGCTGGCGTTTGTTTCCCCTCCCACGGGAAGGGCTCGGCGCCAGCGCGGACGGTGA